CGCCCCGATACCAAGCACCCGACCCATATCACGCCCCCGCGCCATACGGGTACGGGGTCCCTCCACCGCAGTCGAGAGACTACGGCGCACCTCAGCAGTACAATTACCCATATGCCCCTTCCGCCCAACCCCAATACTACCAAAGCGTCCCACAAGCAGGGTACGGTTACAATCAGCAGTCTTACGATCAGAGTCAGTATGGGAGTGGCGGGTCGTACGGGTACGGGTCTTCGGAGAAGCCGAAGGAGAAGAGCAAGTTTGGGGTCGGGACCGGAGTGGCTGTTGGCGCTGTAGCCGGAGTTTTGGGTGGACTTGCGATTGCTGAAGGAGTGGATTACTTGGAGGACAAGGTAGCTGATGACGCGGCGGAGAAAGTGGAGGAGGATCTCGGCTATGACGATTTCGGTGATGATGATTGAAACTGATGATCGAACAAAAGGAGTCATATATAGGCTTCTGCATGTGTGTCTTCTTTGCTTTCTCCCTCTTTTATGTATTGGTTATGTGATACCATTACTTCTACTGGTTGCTATAAGCGATCGGGTATCAGATGAGTTCATGGCCAATTCACGCATTCATTTTTTACTTCTCTTTTCAGTGATATTGGGATGACGGAAATGCATCAAAAGCTTGCAATTACAGTGGTTTTCAGGGAATCTTCTTATTTGTGCTCAAATGACATGTTTGATTTGAAAAGTAACTCCCAAAAAAGGGTATATTTTGATACTTCCATCCAACTTCGATTGGAATATTGCCATATATATGCCAATATGTGAGCTTTTCTTGTACTCTTGTAGTGGCCAATATGTCCAAATTAGTAGATTGCTCATTCAAATATTGAAATCCCAACGAAAAACCTAAGTATGCATGGTACTCAATTTTGTATATTGAAGCATTTAAACCCTAGCCTCGCGGTAGGATCAGAATGAGATGGCTAGG
The window above is part of the Fragaria vesca subsp. vesca linkage group LG2, FraVesHawaii_1.0, whole genome shotgun sequence genome. Proteins encoded here:
- the LOC101315189 gene encoding uncharacterized protein LOC101315189, encoding MASGYEVELTISSAKDLKNVNWRHGELKPYAVVWVDPNNKCSTHVDEYGDDSPTWDETLSIPLRGPVEDSTLFVDVIHVKADEDVKPLIGSAKLPLREVLDDVGLGAPSVHKLKLKRPSGRPQGKLEVKVTIRPPRYQAPDPYHAPAPYGYGVPPPQSRDYGAPQQYNYPYAPSAQPQYYQSVPQAGYGYNQQSYDQSQYGSGGSYGYGSSEKPKEKSKFGVGTGVAVGAVAGVLGGLAIAEGVDYLEDKVADDAAEKVEEDLGYDDFGDDD